One region of Coriobacteriia bacterium genomic DNA includes:
- a CDS encoding undecaprenyl-diphosphate phosphatase: MGLFEVVVLAVVQAITEFLPISSDGHLILVPTLAGWERFGLGFDVALHLGTLIATVIYFRRDVAALALGLFSREPERSKDRRLAWVLLAATVPSVAVVLVLEAFVSGVESRPVNEQIVISAWGLLVTTVLLVASEAISSLEKRRQAPSDDASAISWPKALAVGFAQGFAVLPGVSRSGTTIASAQALGITRGEAARFSFLLSIPIISAATAKKLLDVATGEESMPEPMLVIVGIAVTAVVGYAVIGLLLPFVRKHSLLWFAAYTSIAGILLLAVYGPL, encoded by the coding sequence GTGGGCCTCTTCGAAGTGGTGGTCCTCGCTGTTGTTCAGGCAATCACGGAGTTCCTGCCCATCTCGTCAGACGGTCACCTCATACTGGTGCCGACGCTCGCCGGGTGGGAACGCTTCGGCCTCGGCTTCGACGTTGCGCTCCACCTGGGAACGCTCATCGCCACGGTCATCTACTTTCGTAGAGATGTCGCAGCGCTTGCGCTAGGCTTGTTCTCCCGTGAACCCGAGCGCTCTAAGGACCGCAGGTTAGCGTGGGTGCTGCTGGCCGCCACCGTTCCTAGTGTTGCGGTGGTGCTCGTCTTGGAGGCCTTTGTAAGCGGCGTCGAATCGAGGCCTGTCAACGAGCAGATCGTCATCTCCGCCTGGGGTCTACTCGTCACCACCGTCCTACTGGTGGCCTCGGAAGCCATATCCTCGCTGGAGAAGCGGCGACAGGCACCCAGTGATGACGCATCGGCCATCTCATGGCCCAAGGCGCTTGCCGTCGGGTTCGCGCAGGGATTCGCTGTGCTACCGGGAGTGTCACGCTCGGGGACCACGATCGCTTCGGCACAGGCACTTGGCATCACGCGCGGCGAAGCTGCCCGCTTCTCATTCCTGCTCTCCATTCCGATCATCTCTGCTGCGACGGCCAAGAAGCTTCTGGATGTAGCAACAGGTGAAGAGTCGATGCCTGAGCCGATGCTCGTCATCGTGGGTATCGCCGTTACAGCAGTCGTCGGCTACGCGGTCATCGGCCTTCTGCTGCCGTTTGTACGCAAGCACTCCTTGTTGTGGTTCGCCGCATACACCTCGATTGCAGGTATTCTCTTGCTGGCAGTCTACGGACCCCTCTAG